A single Flavobacterium sp. 1 DNA region contains:
- a CDS encoding bifunctional UDP-3-O-[3-hydroxymyristoyl] N-acetylglucosamine deacetylase/3-hydroxyacyl-ACP dehydratase, with translation MVKQKTIKTEISLTGVGLHTGKEVKMTFKPAPVNNGFTFVRVDLEGHPVIEADANYVVNTQRGTNLEKLGVKIQTPEHVLAALMGSDLDNIIIELDASELPIMDGSSKFFMEAIEEAGIIEQELNRNIYVVKEVISFTDEASGSEIMVMPSDHYSVTTMVDFGTKILGTQNATLKTINDFKNEISNARTFSFLHELEALLENGLIKGGDLNNAIVYVDKDISESTMESLKKAFGKDEITVKPNGILDNLTLHYPNEAARHKLLDVIGDLALIGTKIQGKIIANKPGHFVNTQFAKKMSKIIKNEQRNYVPTYDLNQEPLMDIHKIMAMLPHRPPFLLIDRIIEMSDSHVVGMKNVTMNENFFVGHFPNAPVMPGVLIVEAMAQTGGILVLSTVPDPENYLTFFMKIDNVKFKQKVLPGDTLIFKCDLITPIRRGICHMQANAYANGRLVAQAELMAQIARKQ, from the coding sequence ATGGTTAAACAGAAGACCATCAAAACAGAAATTTCGTTAACAGGAGTTGGACTGCATACTGGAAAAGAAGTAAAAATGACTTTCAAGCCTGCTCCGGTTAACAATGGATTTACATTTGTTCGTGTAGATCTTGAAGGCCATCCTGTTATTGAAGCTGATGCTAATTATGTAGTTAATACACAACGTGGTACTAATTTAGAAAAATTGGGTGTCAAAATCCAAACACCTGAGCATGTTTTGGCAGCCTTGATGGGTTCTGATTTGGATAACATTATTATCGAACTAGATGCTTCTGAACTTCCAATTATGGACGGCTCTTCAAAATTTTTCATGGAAGCAATTGAAGAAGCAGGAATTATAGAGCAAGAATTAAACCGTAATATATATGTAGTAAAAGAAGTAATTTCTTTTACTGATGAAGCTTCTGGAAGTGAAATCATGGTAATGCCAAGCGATCATTACAGTGTTACAACCATGGTTGATTTTGGTACAAAAATATTAGGTACTCAAAATGCTACCTTAAAAACGATCAATGATTTCAAAAATGAAATTTCTAATGCAAGAACATTTAGTTTTTTGCATGAATTAGAAGCATTGTTGGAAAATGGATTAATTAAAGGAGGAGATTTAAATAATGCTATTGTATATGTAGACAAAGATATTTCTGAATCTACAATGGAAAGCTTGAAAAAAGCTTTTGGCAAAGATGAAATTACTGTAAAGCCAAATGGAATTTTGGATAATCTTACTTTGCATTATCCAAATGAGGCTGCAAGACATAAATTATTAGATGTAATTGGTGATTTGGCACTAATCGGAACTAAAATTCAAGGAAAAATTATTGCCAATAAACCAGGTCATTTTGTAAATACTCAGTTTGCAAAAAAAATGTCAAAAATCATCAAAAACGAACAAAGAAATTATGTTCCTACTTATGATTTGAATCAAGAACCATTAATGGATATCCATAAAATTATGGCTATGTTACCGCATAGACCTCCATTTTTGTTGATTGACAGAATTATTGAAATGTCTGACAGCCATGTAGTAGGAATGAAAAACGTGACAATGAATGAAAATTTCTTCGTTGGGCATTTTCCTAATGCTCCCGTAATGCCTGGAGTTCTGATTGTTGAAGCAATGGCTCAAACAGGCGGAATCTTAGTTTTAAGCACAGTTCCAGACCCTGAAAATTATTTGACTTTTTTCATGAAGATTGACAATGTGAAGTTCAAGCAGAAAGTATTGCCTGGAGACACGCTTATTTTTAAATGTGATTTAATAACTCCAATACGCAGGGGTATTTGTCACATGCAGGCAAATGCGTATGCAAATGGACGATTAGTTGCGCAAGCTGAATTAATGGCACAGATTGCCAGAAAACAATAA
- a CDS encoding glycogen synthase: protein MEILHVGAECYPAAKVGGLADVIGSLPKYQNNAGNNVSVAIPCYQTAFRLENNFECIHSGKLKLGHFNFPYSVLKETSDKLGFELYLIEIPELFDRSNIYNYRDDTERFLSFQIAVLDWICGLNVMPDIIHCHDHHTGLIPFMKKYCPKYEKLKDIPTIITIHNGIYQGIFTFNKLYYLPEFDLINIKELEWNNCINSLVAAVKCVDEITTVSTSYLNEINYSANGLETLFQRVKHKSRGILNGIDLDVWDPNSDPMLEKNYSVNTINEGKQKNKEKLCSLFNMNPAKPLFSFIGRLYDEKGADLLPKVISSVLTAYKDEINFLILGYGDIEIENQLKQLLEVYKGNYHVHIGYDEELAHKTYAGSDFILIPSRIEPCGLNQMYAMRYGTVPIVRRTGGLKDIITDFEDNGNGICHDQASVEDICDAIHRAVGLYLDKEAYGQIRIKGMNTDHSWEHVSQEYIELYNLIIAKRHEN, encoded by the coding sequence ATGGAAATACTTCACGTGGGTGCAGAATGTTACCCAGCGGCAAAAGTGGGGGGACTGGCAGATGTAATTGGTTCATTGCCAAAATATCAAAACAATGCAGGAAATAATGTTAGCGTAGCTATTCCATGTTATCAAACAGCATTTAGATTAGAGAATAATTTTGAATGTATTCATTCGGGAAAATTAAAATTAGGTCATTTCAATTTTCCTTATAGCGTACTCAAAGAAACATCAGATAAACTGGGATTTGAGCTTTATTTAATTGAAATACCAGAGCTTTTTGACCGGTCAAATATTTATAACTATAGAGATGATACAGAACGTTTTTTGTCCTTTCAGATTGCGGTATTAGACTGGATTTGCGGATTAAACGTGATGCCAGATATTATTCATTGTCATGATCATCATACAGGGTTAATTCCTTTTATGAAAAAGTATTGCCCGAAATATGAAAAATTAAAAGATATACCCACAATTATAACCATTCACAATGGTATATATCAAGGGATATTTACATTTAACAAATTGTATTATCTGCCTGAATTTGATTTGATTAACATAAAAGAATTAGAATGGAATAATTGTATTAATTCATTAGTCGCAGCTGTAAAATGTGTTGATGAAATTACTACGGTATCAACTAGTTATCTTAATGAAATTAATTATTCTGCTAATGGTCTTGAAACTTTATTTCAGCGAGTGAAGCACAAATCAAGAGGGATTCTTAACGGAATTGATTTAGATGTTTGGGATCCAAATAGCGATCCGATGCTAGAAAAAAATTATTCAGTTAATACAATTAATGAAGGAAAACAAAAAAACAAAGAGAAGCTGTGTTCGCTTTTTAACATGAACCCCGCAAAACCGCTTTTTAGTTTTATTGGAAGATTATATGATGAAAAAGGAGCCGATTTATTACCAAAGGTTATATCATCGGTTTTGACAGCATATAAAGACGAAATTAATTTTTTAATTTTAGGATATGGAGATATTGAGATAGAAAATCAGCTTAAACAATTACTTGAGGTATACAAGGGAAATTATCATGTTCACATTGGTTATGATGAGGAATTAGCTCATAAAACGTATGCAGGATCTGATTTTATTTTAATCCCATCACGCATAGAGCCTTGCGGTTTAAACCAAATGTATGCAATGCGTTATGGAACAGTTCCAATAGTACGAAGAACTGGAGGATTGAAAGATATTATTACTGATTTTGAAGATAATGGAAATGGCATTTGCCATGATCAGGCATCTGTAGAAGACATTTGTGATGCTATACATAGAGCTGTCGGTTTATATTTAGATAAAGAAGCCTACGGCCAAATTAGAATTAAAGGAATGAACACAGACCATTCTTGGGAACACGTGAGCCAAGAATATATAGAATTATATAATTTAATTATTGCTAAAAGACATGAAAACTAA
- a CDS encoding glucose-1-phosphate adenylyltransferase, translating into MKTKKKNVIAIILGGGQGSRLFPLTAKRSKPAVPIGGKYRLVDIPISNCINSDIYKMFVLTQFNSASLNAHIKNTYNFSIFSHSFVDILAAEQTPDNPTWFQGTADAVRQCMPHFLNHDFDYALILSGDQLYQMDFNEMLEAHIESEADISIATLPVNDKDAPEFGILKTNSESCIESFIEKPAKELLPDWKSEVSDEMKSQGKHYLASMGIYIFNRKLLIELMSDTETKDFGKEIIPQAVGNKKLLSYQYEGYWTDIGNIDSFFEANIGLTDDIPQFNLFDNDNKIYTRPRLLSPSKFHNTLVERSLISEGCIIHAKEITKSIIGNRSRIGEGTVIQHSYVMGNDLYQSIEDIRENIENKIPLIGIGEGCFIHNAIVDKNCRIGNDVYVKGGKHLKDTVNELYCVKEGIVVIRKGAIIPNNFTIK; encoded by the coding sequence ATGAAAACTAAAAAGAAAAATGTTATCGCTATTATTTTAGGAGGAGGTCAAGGTTCGAGATTATTTCCTCTAACTGCCAAAAGATCAAAACCCGCTGTACCGATTGGAGGAAAATATAGATTAGTAGATATTCCAATTTCAAATTGCATCAATTCTGATATTTATAAAATGTTTGTATTGACTCAATTCAATTCAGCTTCTTTGAATGCACATATTAAAAACACTTATAATTTTAGCATTTTCAGTCATTCTTTTGTTGATATTTTGGCTGCTGAACAGACACCTGATAATCCAACTTGGTTTCAGGGAACTGCAGATGCAGTAAGGCAATGTATGCCGCACTTTTTAAATCATGATTTTGATTATGCTTTAATTCTGTCTGGGGATCAATTATATCAGATGGATTTTAATGAAATGCTTGAAGCTCATATTGAGTCCGAAGCCGACATTTCTATCGCAACATTACCTGTAAATGACAAAGATGCTCCTGAGTTTGGAATATTAAAAACCAATTCTGAAAGCTGTATTGAATCTTTTATAGAAAAACCTGCAAAAGAATTATTGCCTGATTGGAAATCAGAAGTAAGCGATGAGATGAAAAGTCAAGGAAAACACTATCTGGCTTCAATGGGTATTTATATTTTTAATAGAAAACTATTAATTGAATTGATGTCTGACACAGAAACCAAAGATTTTGGAAAAGAAATCATTCCGCAAGCCGTTGGAAATAAAAAACTGCTAAGTTATCAATATGAAGGTTATTGGACTGATATTGGAAATATTGACTCATTTTTTGAGGCAAACATTGGATTAACAGATGATATTCCTCAATTTAATCTGTTCGATAATGACAATAAAATCTATACCAGACCACGATTGCTGTCACCATCTAAATTTCATAACACGCTAGTTGAAAGATCTTTAATTTCAGAAGGCTGCATTATTCATGCCAAAGAAATTACTAAATCAATTATAGGAAACCGCTCTCGAATAGGAGAGGGTACTGTAATTCAGCACAGCTACGTAATGGGAAATGATTTATATCAAAGCATTGAAGATATTAGGGAAAACATTGAAAACAAAATTCCTTTAATTGGTATCGGTGAAGGATGCTTTATTCATAATGCAATTGTCGATAAAAACTGCAGGATTGGTAATGACGTATATGTAAAAGGAGGCAAGCACTTAAAGGATACCGTAAATGAATTATATTGCGTAAAAGAAGGAATTGTAGTGATTCGAAAAGGAGCCATAATTCCAAATAATTTTACTATCAAATAA
- a CDS encoding UDP-3-O-(3-hydroxymyristoyl)glucosamine N-acyltransferase, translating into MKFPKVYSLQHIANLLECEFVGDALFPVHGMNEIHVVESGDIVFVDHPKYYDKALNSAATIVLINKKVECPNGKALLISTDPFRDFNVLTKHFKPFEQAAITVSPSSKIGKGTIIQPNAFIGNNVVIGENCLIHANVTIYDHTIIGNNVIIHSGSVLGADAFYYKKRPEGYDQLLSGGRVVIKDNVGIGALCTIDKGVTGDTTIGEGTKIDNQVHVGHDTIIGKKCLIASQTGIAGCVIIEDEVTIWGQVGTTSGITIGANAIIMGQTGVTKSIEGGKSYFGTPIQESREKLKQLANIKKIPEILNKLK; encoded by the coding sequence ATGAAATTCCCAAAAGTTTATTCTCTGCAGCATATTGCAAATTTGCTTGAATGTGAGTTTGTTGGCGATGCTTTGTTTCCTGTTCATGGCATGAATGAAATTCATGTTGTGGAATCTGGTGATATCGTTTTTGTAGATCATCCAAAATATTATGACAAAGCATTAAATTCTGCAGCTACGATTGTTTTAATAAATAAAAAAGTAGAATGTCCAAATGGTAAAGCGTTGTTGATTTCTACCGATCCTTTTAGAGATTTCAATGTTTTAACAAAGCATTTTAAACCTTTTGAGCAGGCAGCTATTACAGTTTCTCCTTCTTCCAAAATTGGAAAAGGAACAATTATTCAGCCAAATGCTTTCATTGGAAACAATGTAGTTATTGGCGAAAATTGTCTGATACATGCTAATGTCACCATTTATGACCATACTATTATAGGTAATAATGTGATTATACATTCAGGTTCTGTTCTTGGTGCTGATGCTTTTTATTACAAAAAAAGACCCGAAGGTTATGATCAATTACTGTCAGGAGGCAGAGTTGTAATAAAAGACAATGTTGGAATTGGAGCTCTCTGCACCATTGACAAAGGAGTTACGGGAGATACAACTATTGGCGAAGGTACAAAAATTGATAATCAAGTGCATGTTGGTCACGATACAATTATTGGTAAAAAATGCTTAATCGCTTCCCAAACTGGTATTGCTGGCTGCGTTATTATTGAAGATGAAGTTACAATTTGGGGACAGGTTGGTACTACAAGCGGTATTACTATAGGTGCCAATGCCATTATTATGGGGCAAACAGGTGTAACCAAATCAATAGAAGGCGGAAAAAGTTATTTCGGTACGCCAATTCAAGAATCAAGAGAAAAATTAAAGCAATTAGCAAACATTAAGAAGATTCCTGAAATTTTAAATAAATTGAAATAA
- the sucD gene encoding succinate--CoA ligase subunit alpha, translating to MSVLVNKDSKIIVQGFTGSEGTFHATQMIEYGTNVVGGVTPGKGGTTHLDLPVFNTVKDAVLQAGADTTIIFVPPAFAADAIMEAADAGIKVIIAITEGIPVADMIKANSYVKERNARLIGPNCPGVITPGEAKVGIMPGFVFKKGTVGIVSKSGTLTYEAADQVVKQGLGITTAIGIGGDPIIGTTTKEAVELLMNDPETEIIIMIGEIGGQLEADAAKWIKADGNRKPVVGFIAGVTAPAGRTMGHAGAIVGGSDDTAEAKKQIMRENGIHVVDSPAEIGKKVKEVLG from the coding sequence ATGAGTGTTTTAGTTAATAAAGATTCAAAAATAATTGTTCAAGGATTTACAGGCAGCGAAGGAACATTCCACGCTACTCAGATGATTGAATACGGTACAAATGTTGTTGGTGGTGTTACTCCAGGAAAAGGAGGAACTACACATTTAGACCTTCCCGTTTTCAACACAGTAAAAGATGCAGTTTTGCAGGCTGGAGCTGATACTACAATTATTTTTGTACCACCAGCTTTTGCTGCAGATGCTATTATGGAAGCTGCAGATGCTGGAATAAAAGTAATCATTGCAATTACAGAAGGAATTCCTGTTGCTGATATGATTAAAGCTAATAGCTATGTTAAAGAAAGAAATGCCAGATTAATTGGGCCAAACTGTCCAGGCGTTATTACTCCAGGTGAGGCTAAAGTTGGAATTATGCCAGGTTTCGTTTTCAAAAAAGGAACTGTTGGAATTGTTTCAAAATCTGGAACTTTAACTTACGAAGCTGCTGATCAAGTTGTAAAACAAGGTTTAGGAATCACAACTGCTATCGGAATTGGTGGAGATCCAATCATTGGAACAACTACTAAAGAAGCTGTTGAATTATTAATGAACGACCCAGAAACTGAAATTATCATCATGATTGGTGAAATTGGAGGTCAATTAGAAGCTGATGCTGCTAAATGGATCAAAGCTGATGGTAACCGTAAGCCAGTTGTAGGTTTCATCGCAGGAGTTACAGCTCCAGCAGGACGTACAATGGGACATGCAGGTGCAATTGTTGGAGGATCTGACGATACAGCTGAAGCTAAAAAACAAATCATGAGAGAAAACGGAATTCACGTTGTTGACTCTCCAGCTGAAATTGGTAAAAAAGTAAAAGAAGTATTGGGTTAA
- the lpxA gene encoding acyl-ACP--UDP-N-acetylglucosamine O-acyltransferase: MNQPLAYVHPGAKIAKNVVIEPFTTIHNNVIIGDGTWIGSNVTIMEGARIGKNCNIFPGAVIAAVPQDLKFGGEDSLAIIGDNCTIRECVTINRGTIASGQTTIGNNCLIMAAAHIAHDCHVGDNAIIVNGVLLGGHVTIGNYAVIGGLSAVHQFISVGDHAMISGGSLLRKDVPPYTKAAKEPLSYVGINSIGLRRRGFSTEKIREIQDIYRILYQKNYNTTQAIGIIEAEMEATTERDEILDFIRNSSRGVMKGYTGNY, from the coding sequence ATGAATCAACCGTTAGCATACGTTCATCCAGGTGCAAAAATCGCCAAAAATGTTGTAATTGAACCTTTTACAACAATACATAATAATGTTATTATCGGAGATGGAACTTGGATAGGTTCTAATGTTACTATAATGGAAGGTGCTCGAATTGGCAAAAATTGTAACATTTTTCCAGGAGCAGTAATTGCAGCTGTACCCCAAGATTTAAAATTTGGCGGAGAAGATTCGCTTGCTATCATTGGAGATAACTGTACAATTAGAGAATGTGTTACTATTAATAGAGGAACTATAGCTTCAGGGCAAACCACTATCGGAAATAATTGCCTGATTATGGCTGCTGCCCATATCGCTCACGATTGTCATGTAGGAGATAACGCGATCATTGTAAATGGTGTTTTACTAGGTGGTCACGTGACTATTGGTAATTATGCAGTCATTGGCGGGTTATCAGCCGTACATCAGTTTATAAGCGTTGGAGATCATGCAATGATTTCTGGCGGTTCTTTGCTGAGAAAAGACGTTCCTCCATATACTAAAGCGGCAAAGGAACCTTTATCTTATGTGGGCATCAATTCTATTGGTCTGAGACGAAGAGGGTTTTCGACAGAAAAAATCAGAGAAATTCAGGATATATACCGAATTCTTTATCAAAAAAATTATAATACAACTCAAGCGATTGGTATTATTGAAGCTGAAATGGAAGCAACAACAGAGCGTGATGAAATATTAGACTTTATTCGAAATTCTTCACGTGGGGTTATGAAAGGATACACAGGAAATTATTAA
- the msrB gene encoding peptide-methionine (R)-S-oxide reductase MsrB codes for MNYPIAKSEKEWEDELGAERYRILRQKGTEYPHTGKYNLHFENGLYCCGGCGTPLFESNSKFDAHCGWPSFDESIPGKVEYIPDATHGMTRTEIVCANCGGHLGHVFEDGPTKTGQRYCVNSLSVDFKEK; via the coding sequence ATGAATTATCCTATTGCAAAATCAGAGAAAGAATGGGAAGACGAATTAGGCGCGGAGCGTTATCGAATTCTTCGCCAGAAAGGAACAGAATATCCTCATACAGGAAAATATAATCTGCATTTTGAAAATGGACTTTATTGTTGTGGCGGTTGTGGCACTCCTCTGTTTGAAAGCAATTCTAAGTTTGATGCACATTGCGGCTGGCCATCATTTGATGAATCAATACCAGGAAAAGTAGAATACATACCGGATGCAACACATGGAATGACACGAACTGAAATTGTTTGTGCCAATTGTGGAGGTCATTTGGGGCATGTTTTTGAAGACGGTCCAACAAAAACGGGACAACGCTATTGTGTTAATTCTTTATCTGTTGATTTTAAAGAAAAATAA
- the lpxD gene encoding UDP-3-O-(3-hydroxymyristoyl)glucosamine N-acyltransferase encodes MKFTAEQIAGILEGEIVGNPNIEVCRLSKIEEGTEGSLTFLSNPKYTNFIYTTKASITIVNDTFVPETPINTTLIKVNDAYKAFSKLLEFYNQVKLNKNGIENPSFISESAVYGENLYLGSFSYISDNVTVGDNVKIYPGSFIGDNVSIGNNVIIFAGAKIYSETVIGNNCTIHSGAIIGADGFGYAPNEDGTYDKIPQIGNVIIEDNVDIGANSTIDRATLGSTIIRAGVKLDNQVQIAHNVEIGNNTVIAAQSGIAGSTKIGYNCMIGGQVGVVGHLTIGNNVRIQAQSGVGRNIKDNEVLQGSPTFGYSDFSKSYVHFKNLPKLVREIEELKKQILNQKNGNNG; translated from the coding sequence ATGAAATTTACAGCTGAACAAATAGCAGGAATATTAGAAGGAGAGATTGTTGGTAATCCCAATATTGAAGTATGTCGCTTATCTAAAATTGAAGAGGGAACCGAAGGGTCGCTTACTTTTTTATCGAATCCTAAATATACAAATTTTATATATACGACAAAAGCCTCAATTACAATTGTTAATGATACTTTTGTTCCTGAAACCCCAATAAACACAACACTTATAAAAGTAAATGATGCCTATAAGGCATTTTCAAAATTACTTGAATTTTATAATCAGGTAAAATTGAATAAAAACGGTATTGAAAATCCTTCTTTTATTTCGGAAAGTGCTGTTTACGGCGAAAATCTATATTTGGGAAGTTTTAGTTATATAAGTGACAATGTAACAGTAGGGGATAATGTAAAAATATATCCAGGAAGTTTTATTGGTGACAATGTTTCTATTGGAAATAATGTGATTATTTTTGCTGGTGCCAAAATTTATTCCGAAACAGTAATTGGTAATAATTGCACCATTCATTCAGGAGCAATTATTGGTGCAGATGGTTTTGGTTATGCCCCAAATGAAGACGGAACTTATGATAAAATCCCGCAGATTGGAAATGTAATTATTGAAGATAATGTAGATATTGGTGCCAATTCTACTATTGACAGAGCAACATTAGGATCTACAATTATCAGAGCAGGAGTAAAGCTTGACAATCAAGTTCAAATTGCTCATAATGTTGAAATCGGAAACAATACAGTTATTGCAGCTCAATCGGGAATAGCGGGTTCAACAAAAATAGGATATAACTGCATGATTGGAGGACAAGTAGGGGTTGTAGGCCATTTAACAATAGGAAATAATGTCCGTATTCAGGCTCAATCTGGAGTTGGACGCAATATAAAAGACAACGAAGTACTGCAGGGAAGTCCAACTTTTGGATATTCTGATTTTAGTAAATCGTATGTTCATTTTAAGAATTTACCAAAACTGGTGAGAGAAATAGAAGAGTTAAAAAAACAAATATTAAACCAAAAAAATGGAAACAATGGTTAA
- the efp gene encoding elongation factor P: MASTSDIKNGLCIKYNNDIYKIIEFLHVKPGKGPAFVRTKLRSLSNGKVLDNTFSAGHKIEEVRVENHKFQFLYPEGDLFHFMNVETFEQISLNKNILDSPDLLKEGENVMVSINTETDLPLSVDMPASVILEVTYAEPGIKGNTATNATKSATVETGATVNVPLFINEGDKIKIDTTSGSYMERVKA, encoded by the coding sequence ATGGCATCTACATCAGATATTAAAAACGGATTGTGCATCAAATATAACAATGACATTTACAAAATCATTGAATTTCTTCATGTGAAACCAGGTAAAGGACCTGCATTTGTGAGAACAAAATTAAGAAGTTTGAGTAATGGCAAAGTTTTAGACAATACATTTTCTGCAGGACATAAAATTGAAGAAGTAAGAGTTGAAAATCACAAATTTCAATTTTTATACCCTGAAGGTGATTTATTCCACTTTATGAATGTAGAGACTTTCGAACAAATTTCTTTAAATAAAAACATTCTTGACTCACCAGATTTATTAAAAGAAGGTGAAAATGTAATGGTAAGTATCAACACTGAGACAGACTTGCCTCTTTCTGTAGATATGCCAGCATCTGTAATCCTTGAAGTCACTTATGCCGAACCAGGCATAAAAGGCAACACAGCTACAAATGCAACTAAATCTGCTACCGTTGAAACTGGAGCTACTGTAAATGTCCCTTTATTTATTAATGAGGGAGATAAAATTAAAATTGATACTACATCAGGTTCTTATATGGAACGTGTTAAAGCATAG
- a CDS encoding alpha/beta hydrolase, with product MTKNASKHTKPLKIPKIIILSSKVISFLSTKWAVVFASKLFITPIKHKIPKRESEMDVKSIQQMITIPAIDRKVNVYEYGKSDTDKKVLLVHGWSGRGTQLYKIADELIKLGYATVSFDAPAHGKSPGNKTIMVDFIASIIEIDKQFGPFEAVIGHSLGGMSVMNAIKQGLMADKAVIIGSGDVVQDITDDFIAKLGLKPIISKQLCERFEQKYGGKMNDYSAYKAAETTLIPTLVIHDKNDPEVPVKSGINIHKHLKNGELMLTEKLGHRKILADHQVIEKIINFIKK from the coding sequence ATGACAAAAAATGCATCAAAACATACTAAACCTTTAAAAATTCCAAAAATTATAATACTATCCAGTAAGGTTATTTCGTTTCTGTCAACAAAATGGGCTGTTGTCTTTGCATCTAAATTGTTTATTACCCCAATAAAACATAAGATTCCAAAACGAGAAAGTGAAATGGATGTAAAAAGCATACAGCAAATGATTACAATTCCGGCAATAGACAGAAAAGTTAATGTTTATGAATATGGCAAAAGTGATACTGACAAAAAAGTGCTATTAGTTCACGGCTGGTCAGGAAGGGGAACGCAATTGTATAAAATTGCCGATGAATTAATTAAATTAGGATATGCAACCGTAAGTTTTGATGCACCTGCACATGGTAAATCTCCAGGAAATAAGACTATTATGGTTGATTTTATTGCTTCTATTATTGAAATTGATAAACAATTTGGACCTTTTGAAGCTGTCATTGGTCATTCTCTAGGAGGAATGTCAGTAATGAATGCTATAAAGCAAGGTTTGATGGCAGATAAAGCTGTTATTATTGGAAGCGGCGATGTGGTGCAGGATATTACTGATGATTTTATTGCCAAATTGGGTTTAAAACCAATCATTAGTAAACAATTATGTGAGCGTTTTGAACAAAAATACGGAGGAAAAATGAATGATTACAGTGCTTATAAAGCAGCAGAAACAACTTTAATTCCAACTTTGGTTATTCATGACAAAAATGACCCTGAAGTACCAGTGAAATCAGGAATTAACATTCATAAACATCTTAAAAACGGAGAATTAATGCTGACTGAGAAATTAGGTCACAGAAAGATACTTGCAGATCACCAAGTGATTGAAAAAATAATTAATTTTATTAAAAAATAA